The following are encoded together in the Citrus sinensis cultivar Valencia sweet orange chromosome 1, DVS_A1.0, whole genome shotgun sequence genome:
- the LOC102611192 gene encoding 40S ribosomal protein S30 has protein sequence MGKVHGSLARAGKVRGQTPKVAKQDKKKKPRGRAHKRMQYNRRFVTAVVGFGKKRGPNSSEK, from the exons ATGG GTAAGGTTCACGGATCTTTGGCTCGTGCCGGTAAGGTGAGAGGCCAAACTCCTAAAGTTGCTAAACAggataagaagaagaagccacGGGGCCGCGCCCACAAGCGCATGCAATACAACCGCCGCTTCGTCACCGCAG TGGTTGGTTTTGGAAAGAAAAGAGGACCCAACTCATCTGAGAAGTAA
- the LOC102610577 gene encoding IAA-amino acid hydrolase ILR1-like 4, whose amino-acid sequence MGSSKLLSLLVTLYLLAPTSISSDVSLSPEELTQIPVKFLDFAKKPEIFYWMVNIRRKIHENPELGFQEFETSKLIRAELDQMGIPYKFPVAVTGVVGYIGTGQPPFVALRADMDALAMEESVEWEHKSKVPGKMHACGHDAHVAMLLGAAKMLQVFRHEIKGTIVLVFQPAEEGGGGAKKMLDAGALENVEAIFGLHVSSLFPVGTVASRPGPTLAAGGFFEAVINGKGGHAAIPQHTIDPIVAASNVIVSLQHLVSREADPLDSQVLTVAKFEGGGAFNIIPDSVTIGGTFRAFSKESIIQLKQRIEEVVMKQASVQRCNATVTFDDKSFYPVTVNNKNLHEHFQKVAGDMLGIQNIKENRPLMGTEDFSFFAEAIPGYFYYLGMNDETKGKFETGHSPYFRVNEDALPYGAVLHASLATRYLLENQPKTTLASRSLHDEL is encoded by the exons ATGGGTTCATCCAAGCTTTTGTCTTTGCTTGTCACTCTCTATTTATTAGCGCCAACATCCATCTCCTCTGATGTTTCTTTGAGCCCAGAGGAGCTGACTCAAATTCCAGTCAAGTTTCTTGATTTTGCGAAGAAACCtgagattttttattggaTGGTGAATATTAGAAGGAAAATACATGAGAATCCAGAACTTGGTTTTCAGGAATTCGAGACCAGTAAACTTATCAGAGCTGAACTTGATCAAATGGGCATCCCTTATAAATTCCCAGTTGCTGTTACTGGTGTTGTTGGTTATATTGGAACTGGCCAGCCTCCTTTTGTTGCTTTAAGAGCAGATATGGATGCTCTGGCCATGGAg GAAAGTGTAGAGTGGGAGCATAAGAGCAAGGTTCCTGGTAAAATGCATGCTTGTGGGCACGATGCACATGTTGCCATGCTTCTTGGTGCTGCAAAGATGCTCCAAGTGTTTCGCCATGAAATAAAg GGAACTATTGTCCTTGTTTTCCAACCAGCTGAGGAAGGAGGTGGAGGAGCAAAGAAAATGTTAGATGCTGGAGCTCTGGAAAATGTAGAAGCAATCTTTGGACTACATGTTAGTTCACTTTTTCCAGTTGGTACAGTGGCCTCCAGGCCTGGCCCTACTCTGGCTGCAGGTGGTTTCTTTGAGGCAGTAATAAATGGAAAAGGCGGTCATGCTGCCATCCCTCAGCATACAATAGACCCAATCGTAGCAGCTTCTAATGTGATTGTTAGTTTACAACATCTGGTTTCACGTGAAGCTGATCCCTTGGATTCACAG GTACTTACTGTCGCAAAATTTGAAGGGGGTGGGGCCTTCAATATTATTCCAGATTCTGTTACAATTGGTGGCACATTCAGGGCattttcaaaagaaagtaTTATCCAACTTAAGCAAAGAATAGAAGAG GTTGTCATGAAACAAGCTAGCGTACAGAGGTGCAATGCTACAGTCACCTTCGATGATAAGTCATTCTACCCAGTGACtgtaaacaacaaaaatttgcATGAGCACTTCCAAAAGGTTGCAGGAGACATGTTGGGTATCCAAAATATCAAAGAGAATCGACCACTGATGGGTACAGAAGACTTCTCATTTTTTGCAGAGGCAATTCCTGGATACTTCTACTACCTTGGTATGAATGACGAGACTAAAGGAAAGTTTGAAACAGGACATTCACCTTACTTCAGGGTAAATGAAGATGCACTACCATATGGGGCTGTTCTTCATGCATCATTGGCTACAAGGTACCTTCTCGAAAATCAACCCAAAACTACTTTGGCGAGCAGAAGCCTTCATGATGAACTGTGA
- the LOC102610886 gene encoding uncharacterized protein LOC102610886, with protein sequence MLSLFKPQLLNSSSNPNKRSSTIAPFSSPCRESDDIAVDNCKNKKDEQKIKARSWRLRWMTCFSVKKSKPKGKGKDKDRDKSSTSVTSSPIHDSCYSAMNSYYRDENLKAVISYCRNSQGLGNQK encoded by the exons ATGTTGTCACTCTTCAAACCTCAACTCTTGAATTCATCTTCTAATCCAAATAAAAGATCATCAACAATTGCACCGTTCTCATCACCCTGTCGTGAATCTGATGATATAGCAGTTGATaattgcaaaaataaaaaggatgaGCAGAAAATCAAAGCAAGGTCTTGGAGGCTGCGTTGGATGACATGTTTCAGTGTGAAAAAATCAAAGCCTAAAGGCAAAGGCAAAGACAAGGACAGAGACAAATCATCAACCTCTGTGACATCTTCACCGATTCATGACAGCTGCTATAGTGCTATGAACTCTTATTATCGCGATGAGAATCTAAAAGCAGTCATTTCCTATTGTAGGAACTCGCAGGGActg GGGAATCAAAAATGA